One genomic region from Osmerus mordax isolate fOsmMor3 chromosome 4, fOsmMor3.pri, whole genome shotgun sequence encodes:
- the LOC136941458 gene encoding serine/threonine-protein kinase WNK1-like isoform X2, with product MTEKPNDKMVKFLAPPPKSGNGTGSGSDSLVGERVTADVRRRHHTMERDRCNPEHRFLRRSVISDSNATALDLPLPSKIPVLAPTVAPHQRAQPAAAHVTRVDPGVTVQSSERRGGGVVKVDVVSVDHKAVVKQEDICDGEVVVVQCAPRLASEPQGPTAEPGARKQGKDRPEGKDRPEGEEEEEEEEEDKDSAKARAQAEQREAEKKVQDDIEEAETKAVGTSPDGRFLKFDIEIGRGSFKTVYKGLDTETTVEVAWCELQDRKLSKSERQRFKEEAGMLKGLQHPNIVRFYDSWEAPSKGRKCIVLVTELMTSGTLKTYLKRFKVMKIKVLRSWCRQILKGLHFLHTRAPPIIHRDLKCDNIFITGPTGSVKIGDLGLATLKRASFAKSVIGTPEFMAPEMYEEKYDESVDVYAFGMCMLEMATSEYPYSECQNAAQIYRRVTSGVKPGSFDKVAIPEVKEIIEGCIRQNKDERYSIKDLLNHAFFQEETGVRVELAEEDDGEMEAIKLWLRIEDVKKLKGKYKDNEAIEFSFDLGKDIPEDVAQEMVESGYVCEGDHKTMAKAIKDRVSLISRKREQRLQVRQEQEKRRLEEQQCPIPPQQQASTEPPLPAAQPTLQTTTYMPTVPVPELPYPPLSSSQGLAPAPAPAPGPTVVPLQPGLQAELKELDVEQQHQADGTQADGTQADGTQADGTQADGTQADGTQADRTQADGTQAISLLPEAQAPQPAVSYTSLPNQQPQIQPQVSYPSSQTDQSPQQVVASPAPPVAPSTQSTHGTPLQQAAPSSQQAAPSSQQVAPSSQPVPTPLHHQSEGSPAPTPLQPGAQHLQAPSTAQTTLVDQPAGPTALVPPCLESCLSDAASGLSDGNEGTVGGRHEGRSLKRHQRRSVRSRSRHEKITKAKLNVLNISSMGDRVAECQLETHNRKMVTFKFDLDGDNPEEIAQIMVQSEFILESERESFIEQVREVIEMADNKGEGMKEGFTQLVSDLQQQPEMSSPLLAGAPSLAAQVVHSAGRRFIVSPVPESRLREQFFGPPSANSSFSDEPPGLGLSLSAPSACLKHAFSQMKQNHGERRSTLGHPPQADPTSDLSSLGSPGPASPPSGLAPPEATASSSSLPAVSVSSCEVASLVPSTQPEAAARVSSTPLPSPAPAPPHPTLPPQPSYQPAPSQPASLAPYPPAGVSQPPQAFPPQEPHNTSGPAPSSSGAPNSTAATPPADQQPVIVSVISSQSNTAPVPVVQPALFQTQPIPASVPVVQPSTSQTQPIPVSLPSTQPAPSQTQPIPVSLPSTQPAPSQTQPIPVSLPSTQPAPSQTQPIPVSLPSTQPAPSQTQPIPVSVPSIQPSKISVPVVQPNPSQTQPVPTSVTSIMPAPLQPSPASVPVAQPAPTQTQPIPASVPVAQPASTQTQPIPASVPVAQPAPSQTQPIPASVPVTQPGSIPSQLQSSILQPQSQTEPQTGDPEGAELQTKTPGIDDIHALDKKLRSLFKDSPSSDTPNTGTCSPPTGTTSPPPGAALQPPSTLTLPSGAPVLTPGHTPTAKPSQATCPQVYPAGPDQAMTPPTETLPPFPGPTQQPMGSLDAQLRRALSPETVSGGAPSASPAPSASPAPSASPAPAFQLGRFQVRLVSVAVDSAPHTSSPSHTPSSSSSTSPLSSPESTLHRRSPLSRGGGQRGDTVDGETSHPAPPPTQPTTIGRFQVSASASPASDPTDGSGSKVGRFSVTVRPEDTAAGSAPTLQNGPPSDAHDPAHSSCHCYVSSDNEDSGPEDEAFQREVSRLREKHMMEIQTLHSRQKEEIDTLFSRLGKPLPSSILSPAVAMAGGRRRPKSKSPRSSQPSSLYHKEGQTSHGSTSPAKQSSPPRTGASEPASRTSLQTLKPSPSMPSLSTATLGASETISESGPGHSQTCSSQTCSSQTCSSQTQGAGHHSRTGTFTDDLHQLVDNWARDAISLSQGKRGSKTGGQGHDMIPPANMGRKFSAPGHLCPPLPSSTPTPSTLGGTHPSAPLGPRKGSLAPTPQGFSYPAPYTAPQWTGPSTSCQVSLMNPAQFQATPPGSAPSSTPLQQGFHMGATPTPQKPVSNHTGSSLRPT from the exons ATGACGGAAAAGCCCAACGATAAGATGGTGAAGTTCCTGGCTCCCCCTCCAAAGAGTGGAAATGGTACTGGTTCTGGCTCGGACTCTCTGGTCGGTGAACGGGTAACAGCGGATGTGAGGCGGCGGCACCACACCATGGAGAGAGACCGCTGCAACCCAGAGCACCGCTTCTTACGGCGTAGCGTGATCAGCGACTCCAACGCCACTGCCCTCGACCTCCCTCTACCCAGCAAGATCCCAGTCCTGGCACCAACTGTGGCCCCCCATCAGAGGGCCCAACCCGCCGCTGCTCACGTGACACGTGTCGATCCAGGGGTAACTGTACAGTCCAGTgagcgaagaggaggaggagtggtgaaGGTGGATGTGGTGTCCGTCGACCATAAAGCTGTGGTAAAACAAGAAGATATCTGTGACGGGGAGGTTGTGGTTGTCCAGTGTGCACCCCGACTGGCCTCCGAGCCACAAGGTCCAACAGCAGAACCAGGGGCCAGGAAGCAGGGGAAGGACAGGCCAGAGGGGAAGGACAggccagagggagaggaagaggaggaggaggaggaagaagacaaGGACTCTGCCAAGGCACGTGCGCAGGCggaacagagggaggcagagaagaaggTCCAGGATGACATCGAGGAGGCGGAGACCAAAGCAGTGGGGACGTCGCCGGACGGACGCTTCCTGAAGTTTGACATCGAGATTGGACGCGGCTCCTTCAAAACGGTTTACAAGGGTCTGGACACCGAAACCACAGTAGAAGTGGCCTGGTGTGAACTGCAG GACCGCAAGCTGTCCAAGTCGGAGCGTCAGCGCTTCAAGGAGGAGGCGGGGATGCTGAAGGGGCTGCAGCACCCCAACATCGTCCGCTTCTACGACTCCTGGGAGGCGCCATCCAAAGGCAGGAAGTGCATCGTCCTGGTGACAGAGCTCATGACCTCCGGTACCCTCAAAAC GTACCTGAAGCGCTTCAAGGTGATGAAAATCAAGGTGCTGAGGAGCTGGTGTCGTCAGATCCTGAAGGGCCTCCACTTCCTGCACACACGGGCCCCGCCCATCATCCACCGCGACCTGAAGTGCGACAACATCTTCATCACTGGGCCAACCGGCTCCGTCAAGATCGGAGACCTGGGATTGGCCACGCTCAAGAGGGCCTCCTTTGCCAAGAGTGTTATAG GTACCCCTGAGTTCATGGCCCCTGAGATGTATGAGGAGAAGTACGACGAGTCTGTGGATGTGTATGCCTTTGGGATGTGCATGCTGGAGATGGCCACCTCAGAGTACCCGTACTCCGAGTGCCAGAATGCTGCACAGATCTACCGCAGAGTTACCAGC GGGGTGAAGCCAGGCAGCTTCGACAAGGTGGCCATCCCAGAGGTGAAGGAGATCATCGAAGGATGTATTCGGCAGAACAAGGATGAGAG GTATTCCATCAAGGACCTGCTGAACCACGCGTTCTTCCAGGAGGAGACAGGCGTGCGGGTGGAGCTGGCTGAGGAGGACGACGGGGAAATGGAGGCCATCAAGCTGTGGCTGAGGATCGAGGACGTGAAGAAGCTCAAGGGGAAGTACAAGGATAACGAGGCCATCGAGTTCTCCTTTGACCTCGGGAAAGACATCCCTGAAGATGTGGCGCAGGAAATG gtggagtcaggctatgtgtgtgagggagaccaCAAGACCATGGCCAAGGCCATCAAAGACAGGGTGTCCCTGATCAGccggaagagagagcagagactgCAG GTCCggcaggagcaggagaagaggaggctggaggagcagcagtGTCCAatccccccccagcagcaggccaGCACAGAGCCCCCCCTGCCCGCAGCCCAGCCTACCCTACAAACAACCACCTACATGCCTACTGTACCAGTTCCAGAgctcccctacccccccctgtcctccagccagggcctggcccctgccccagcccccgccCCAGGCCCCACGGTTGTTCCACTCCAGCCAGGGCTGCAGGCTGAGTTGAAGGAGCTGGATGTGGAGCAGCAGCACCAGGCTGACGGAACCCAGGCTGACGGAACCCAGGCTGACGGAACCCAGGCTGACGGAACCCAGGCTGACGGAACCCAAGCTGACGGAACCCAGGCTGACAGAACCCAGGCTGACGGAACCCAGGCCATCTCCCTGCTCCCAGAAGCTCAGGCCCCCCAGCCTGCCGTGTCATACACCTCCCTGCCCAATCAGCAGCCTCAGATTCAGCCACAGGTCTCCTACCCTTCGAGCCAGACTGACCAATCACCGCAACAGGTTGTGGCCAGCCCTGCTCCACCTGTGGCTCCAAGCACCCAGTCCACCCATGGAACACCCTTGCAG cAGGCGGCTCCTTCCTCCCAGCAGGCGGCTCCTTCCTCCCAGCAGGTGGCTCCTTCCTCCCAGCCTGTGCCCACTCCCCTACATCATCAGTCAGAGGGTAGCCCCGCTCCCACACCTCTCCAGCCTGGTGCTCAGCATCTTCAG GCCCCGAGTACTGCCCAGACTACATTGGTGGACCAGCCAGCAGGACCGACAGCTCTGGTGCCTCCATGTCTGGAAAG ctGCCTGTCTGACGCTGCGTCCGGTCTGAGTGATGGCAACGAGGGGACGGTGGGCGGCAGGCATGAGGGACGCTCCCTGAAGAGACATCAGCGCCGCTCGGTCCGCAGCCGCTCCCGCCACGAGAAGATCACCAAGGCCAAGCTCAACGTTCTCAAC atctCCAGCATGGGGGACCGGGTGGCAGAGTGTCAGCTTGAGACACACAACAGGAAGATGGTGACCTTCAAGTTTGACCTGGATGGAGACAACCCAGAGGAGATAGCACAGATCATG gttcAGAGTGAGTTCATCctggagagcgagcgagagtcATTCATCGAGCAAGTCCGCGAGGTCATAGAGATGGCTGACAACAAAGGAGAAGGCATGAAGGAGGGCttcacccag TTGGTGAGTGATTTACAGCAGCAGCCTGAGATGTCCAGTCCTCTACTCGCAG gAGCCCCCAGCCTGGCAGCCCAGGTGGTCCACTCCGCAGGTCGCAGGTTCATCGTCAGCCCCGTGCCTGAGTCTCGGCTCAGGGAGCAGTTCTTTGGCCCCCCCTCCGCTAACAGCTCCTTCAGTGACGAGCCTCCAG GCCTGGGCTTGTCCCTGTCTGCACCCTCTGCCTGCCTCAAGCACGCCTTCAGTCAAATGAAGCAGAATCACGGAGAGAGACGATCCACCCTGGGACACCCGCCTCAGGCCGACCCCACCTCAGACCTCTCCTCCTTGGGTTCCCCgggcccagcctcccctccctctggcctGGCTCCTCCAGAGGCTACGGCTTCTTCATCCagcctacctgcagtctctgtcaGCTCCTGTGAGGTGGCATCTCTTGtcccctccacacagccagaggcTGCAGCCAGAGTGTCCTCCACGCCCCTTCCTAGCCCGGCCCCGGCCCCTCCTCATCCaaccctgcctccccagccctcctaccAGCCCGCCCCCTCCCAACCTGCCTCCCTTGCTCCCTACCCCCCTGCAGGTGTCTCTCAGCCCCCCCAAGCCTTCCCCCCTCAAGAGCCGCACAACActtctggccccgccccctcttcctctggggCTCCTAACAGCACAGCTGCCACGCCCCCTGCAGACCAGCAGCCAGTTATCGTCTCTGTTATTTCCTCTCAATCCAACACTGCTCCCGTGCCTGTAGTACAGCCCGCCCTCTTCCAGACTCAGCCTATCCCAGCATCTGTGCCTGTTGtacagccctccacctcccagacccagcctatccctgtctctcttccttcaacacagcccgccccctcccagacccagcctatccctgtctctcttccttcaacacagcccgccccctcccagacccagcctatccctgtctctcttccttcaacacagcccgccccctcccagacccagcctatccctgtctctcttccctcaacACAGCCCGCCCCCTCCCAGACTCAACCTATCCCTGTTTCCGTCCCTTCAATTCAGCCCTCCAAGATCTCTGTCCCAGTTGTACAGCCCAACCCTTCTCAGACCCAGCCTGTCCCCACCTCCGTCACTTCAATAATGCCCGCCCCCCTGCAGccttctcctgcctctgtccctgtaGCACAGCCCGCCCCCACTCAGACCCAGCCAATCCCTGCTTCCGTCCCTGTCGCACAGCCCGCATCCACTCAGACCCAGCCAATCCCTGCTTCCGTACCTGTAGCACAGCCCGCCCCCTCTCAGACCCAGCCAATCCCAGCTTCCGTCCCTGTAACGCAACCAGGGTCCATTCCCTCCCAGCTACAATCATCCATCTtacagccccagtcccagactGAGCCCCAGACTGGAGACCCGGAGGGGGCAGAGCTGCAGACTAAGACTCCTGGTATAGACGACATCCACGCCCTGGATAAGAAGCTGCGCTCTCTGTTCAAAGACTCCCCCTCATCTGACACTCCTAACACGGGCACCTGCTCGCCCCCCACCGGGACCACCTCCCCCCCGCCAGGAgcagccctccagcctccctccaccctgacccttCCCTCTGGAGCCCCTGTCCTTACCCCCGGGCACACCCCCACAGCCAAGCCCAGCCAAGCTACCTGCCCCCAG GTGTATCCTGCTGGCCCTGACCAGGCCATGACCCCCCCTACAGAGACTTTACCTCCATTCCCTGGACCAACACAG CAGCCCATGGGGAGCCTGGATGCCCAGCTGAGGAGAGCCCTGAGCCCAGAGACTGTGTCTGGGGGAGCCCCCTCCGCCAGTCCTGCCCCCTCCGCCAGTCCTGCCCCCTCCGCCAGTCCTGCCCCTGCCTTCCAACTGGGGCGCTTCCAGGTCAGACTG GTCTCTGTGGCTGTGGACAGcgcaccccacacctcctccccctcccacaccccctcctcctcctcctccacatcccccctctccagcccggAGAGCACGCTTCACCGCCGGTCCCCCCTGTCCAGGGGCGGGGGCCAGAGGGGGGACACTGTCGACGGGGAGACCTCccaccccgctcctcctcccactcagcccacaacAATAGGCCGCTTCCAGGTGTCTGCCAGTGCTAGCCCCGCCTCCGACCCCACCGACGGATCAGGTTCTAAAGTGGGCCGTTTCTCTGtgacag TGAGGCCAGAAGACACAGCAGCAGGCTCCGCCCCCACACTGCAAAACGGCCCCCCCTCCGACGCTCACGACCCTGCCCACAGCTCCTGTCACTGTTATGTCAGCAGCGACAACGAGGACTCTGGGCCGGAAGATGAGGCCTTCCAGAGGGAGGTCAGCCGTCTCCGAGAGAA ACACATGATGGAGATACAGACACTGCACTCCCGCCAGAAGGAGGAGATTGACACACTCTTCTCCCGGCTGGGCAAGCCCCTCCCCTCGtccatcctctcccccgccGTGGCCATGGCCGGGGGCCGCCGCCGGCCCAAGAGCAAGTCCCCTCGCAGCAGCCAGCCCAGCTCCCTCTACCACAAAG AAGGCCAGACCTCCCATGGTTCAACGTCCCCCGCTAAGCAGAGCTCACCCCCCAGAACGGGTGCCTCAGAGCCAGCCAGCCGCACCTCCCTGCAGACTCTCAAACCTTCCCCCTCCATGCCCAGCCTCAGCACTGCCACCCTGG GGGCCAGTGAGACCATCTCGGAAAGCGGACCAGGCCACAGccagacctgcagcagccagacctgcagcagccagacctgcagcagccagacCCAAGGGGCAGGGCACCATAGCCGCACAGGGACCTTCACTGACGACTTGCACCAACTGGTGGACAACTGGGCTCGTGACGCCATCAGCCTCTCCCAGGGCAAGAGGGGCTCCAAGACCGGAGGACAGGGACATGAT aTGATCCCTCCAGCCAACATGGGTAGGAAGTTCTCAGCCCCAGGtcacctctgccctcccctgccctcttccacccccaccccctccaccctgggaGGAACCCACCCTTCTGCCCCCCTGGGCCCCAGGAAGGGCTCCCTTGCTCCCACCCCCCAGGGCTTCAGCTACCCCGCCCCCTACACTGCCCCTCAGTGGACGGGGCCTTCCACCTCCTGTCAGGTCAGCCTCATGAACCCCGCCCAGTTCCAGGCCACTCCCCCTGGCTCtgcccccagctccacccccctccagcaGGGCTTCCACATGGGAGCCACGCCCACCCCCCAGAAGCCTGTGAGCAACCACACAGGCTCCAGCCTGAGACCCACGTAG